The genome window CGCGGGGCCTANNNNNNNNNNNNNNNNNNNNNNNNNNNNNNNNNNNNNNNNNNNNNNNNNNNNNNNNNNNNNNNNNNNNNNNNNNNNNNNNNNNNNNNNNNNNNNNNNNNNNNNNNCGCTTTGGATCGCCGCGCGCGATCCGAACTCGCACAGCTTTGCGGTCGCCAACGGCTGCAACGTGCAGGTGACGCCGCTCTGGCAAGGCGACGAGGAGGTCGAGAGCCTGATGGAGCGCTTCGAGACGGCCTGCGCCGAACACCCTGAGAGGCCCCGGCCCAAGATCATGGTGTTGCGCCACACCTATATCGGGGAGGACGAAGCCGATCTGCGTCAGGCCGCTCAGGACCTCAGCCGCTACTACTGTTATTTCGGCGCCTGGTTCAAGAATGAGCGGCCGGTGACGCAGGGATCGATCCTGGCGCTGGCCGAAGAGGAGATGGCGGGCATGGAGATGTTCTCCCCGGACAAGATGCGCCGTCAGAACGTGGTTGGCACGCCGGAGGAGGTGACCGCGCGGCTGAAGCACTACGAGGCTCTTGGCTACGACCAATACGCCCTCTGGATCGATAGCCTCATGCCGTTCGAACGGAAGAAGGCATCGCTGCGCCGCTTCATCGACCAGGTCATGCCGGCCTTTTCATGAGCGCAACGGATTTGCCTTGGCCGGCGCCCGGCTATCGGCCTCCGCGGCGCTACGGGCAGCTTCGCGATCAGGTCCAGGCAGGGACGATGTTCGATATCGAAGGCGAGGGGCCGGCGCTGGTCTTGGTGCATGGCGTCGGGCTCGATCTCACGCAGTGGGATGCCATGGTCCCGATGCTGCGCGAGGACTTCACGCTGGTGCGCTACGACCTTTGGGGGCATGGCGGCAGCAGCAA of Limibacillus sp. contains these proteins:
- a CDS encoding LLM class flavin-dependent oxidoreductase, translated to LWIAARDPNSHSFAVANGCNVQVTPLWQGDEEVESLMERFETACAEHPERPRPKIMVLRHTYIGEDEADLRQAAQDLSRYYCYFGAWFKNERPVTQGSILALAEEEMAGMEMFSPDKMRRQNVVGTPEEVTARLKHYEALGYDQYALWIDSLMPFERKKASLRRFIDQVMPAFS